One window of the Etheostoma spectabile isolate EspeVRDwgs_2016 unplaced genomic scaffold, UIUC_Espe_1.0 scaffold273, whole genome shotgun sequence genome contains the following:
- the LOC116685977 gene encoding N-acetyllactosaminide beta-1,3-N-acetylglucosaminyltransferase 2: MARCYCHWRRVLFFVCTPCISLALLFVYITAMLFAAMNETSTSGTAVRGLDAVYFVASGSSSKTFWDLHLHGDAFWNRLQRTLDNHFNPILCPNNTKRGFENGTFNESLLTQGFSKVINLESTSRNLDQLPQQIQEFITHMQRRDYPALLQPDGVCGAGRKEEKEAPLLLLAIKSTEQNFLNRQAIRQTWGQAGWVAGPKRKGNGGEGGGYVRRVFLLGRGSTEELGGNALQMESEQYGDILQWDFKDTFFNLTLKDVLFWSWFKDSCSRTRFVFKGDDDVFVNTPKLMSYLRDQLKKPHKTLRDFMVGDVIAAAVPNRFNESKYFIPDSFYKGLYPMYAGGGGVVYSGLLAKRLHDISKRLYLFPIDDVYVGMCMVRLNAHPVHHDAFLTFDFPNKEEEELCSYHTILLVHKRRPDEVVKLWVHVKKTQAQCWGVALRVPLSNDTATV; encoded by the coding sequence ATGGCGCGGTGCTACTGTCACTGGCGGAGGGTGTTATTCTTCGTGTGCACACCATGCATCTCCCTGGCCCTGCTGTTCGTCTACATTACCGCCATGTTGTTCGCGGCCATGAATGAAACATCAACGTCGGGGACCGCGGTCCGCGGCCTGGACGCGGTTTACTTCGTTGCCTCGGGAAGCTCCTCGAAAACCTTCTGGGATCTCCACCTGCACGGGGACGCCTTTTGGAACCGTCTCCAGCGGACCCTTGACAACCATTTTAACCCCATCCTGTGCCCCAACAACACCAAGAGGGGATTTGAAAATGGTACGTTTAATGAGTCCCTACTGACGCAAGGTTTCTCTAAAGTTATCAACTTGGAAAGCACAAGTAGAAACTTGGACCAGCTACCACAGCAGATCCAGGAGTTTATAACCCACATGCAAAGGAGAGACTACCCAGCCCTCCTCCAGCCAGATGGAGTGTGTGGAGCTgggagaaaggaagagaaggaggctCCTCTGCTTCTCCTGGCCATCAAGTCAACAGAGCAGAATTTTCTGAACCGGCAGGCTATCCGACAGACCTGGGGCCAGGCAGGATGGGTAGCAGGACCGAAGAGGAAAGGAAACGGAGGAGAAGGTGGAGGATACGTCCGTAGGGTGTTCCTGCTAGGCAGAGGAAGTACTGAGGAACTGGGTGGGAATGCATTGCAGATGGAGAGTGAACAGTATGGAGACATTCTGCAGTGGGACTTCAAGGACACGTTTTTCAACCTCACCTTAAAAGATGTGCTCTTCTGGAGCTGGTTCAAAGACTCATGCAGTCGGACTCGCTTCGTCTTTAAGGGGGACGACGACGTCTTCGTCAACACGCCCAAACTCATGAGCTACCTCCGGGACCAGCTAAAGAAGCCACACAAGACACTACGAGACTTCATGGTTGGAGATGTCATAGCTGCAGCTGTGCCGAACCGATTCAACGAGTCCAAGTACTTCATCCCAGACAGTTTCTACAAGGGCTTGTATCCTATGTAtgcaggagggggaggggtgGTGTACTCAGGACTGTTGGCCAAACGCCTACACGACATCTCAAAAAGGCTTTACCTGTTCCCCATCGACGACGTTTACGTGGGGATGTGCATGGTTCGTCTCAACGCTCATCCTGTCCACCACGACGCCTTCCTCACGTTCGACTTTCCTAacaaggaagaggaggagctgtGTTCCTATCACACAATCCTACTGGTCCACAAACGAAGACCCGACGAGGTGGTCAAACTGTGGGTCCACGTGAAAAAGACACAGGCCCAGTGTTGGGGCGTGGCCCTGAGAGTACCTCTATCAAACGATACCGCAACAGTCTGA